Proteins found in one Homalodisca vitripennis isolate AUS2020 chromosome 4, UT_GWSS_2.1, whole genome shotgun sequence genomic segment:
- the LOC124361410 gene encoding neprilysin-21-like, translating to MQLYLKYLAFIVYIALCVAVGIIITLITPKQCISRKCMQKSNLVLQDMDLSVKPCDNFYQYICGNYVGLGEKRGKSITEAIQKKQIGLLSSYLELPSKKSDDRVLRIIKTVYQSCLDIEQIEEEGVQPIADTIRLVGGFPLVEGKFWNTLITDRPWSLDVGEYKARYAGFQGGIIFESNVRRYEVDDKYYVHIKPPDSLHFTDAVFRAYHTYIKNITSILCSLSKKYLAPEEKEIEDSVKFIKELFQIERQRAGCKVTYRLEELEDFSKEFPFLGLKNYLTQMLAYVKLPKRIAVAAESKAFFAKVKDIMARTDNRIISNCQMIFNILQVTPLLPSSFRQAEYVLSRTTYVPHTVVGSDRRSLCTKLITKSLSSAVTALYLRDVFRYRKEQRYFSYLLATLKSHMIHLIRNIRWMDKETKQKAIMKVDLMNYAYPVSDDEYEELTNQTAFRIYYEDLCYIRNTSILASYLGLTQFSSDQNWDLLEKDTDVFDENIDIFSSDIFYDFHRNAVVVPIEFKNYPAFNGRWPKYLNYGGLCSKIAMELFRGIGLSGSNFGVQGKKNNWWSVQTKAEYKTRNRCFVKQYNNYIRSFTDTEIRDSECIEDIEIRLAGVKIAYLTYATIERKRFFPERRLRGLKHFSPKQMFFVDFATYYCDVDRPPPQGRNLTELKASEEPNEYKVIGSLRNLQLFSDLFECSPNDAMNPSGKCDMWNR from the coding sequence ATGCAGTTGTACTTAAAGTATCTAgcatttattgtttacattgcGCTGTGTGTAGCTGTAGGAATAATCATCACCCTGATCACCCCAAAGCAGTGCATCTCTAGGAAGTGTATGCAGAAGAGCAACCTGGTCCTTCAGGACATGGACCTGTCAGTGAAGCCTTGTGACAATTTCTACCAGTACATATGCGGAAATTACGTCGGTCTGGGTGAAAAGCGTGGGAAGTCCATCACGGAAGCGATTCAGAAGAAGCAAATTGGTCTGTTGTCATCCTACTTAGAACTGCCTTCGAAAAAGAGCGACGATCGGGTGTTGAGGATTATAAAGACGGTTTACCAATCGTGCTTGGATATTGAGCAAATTGAGGAAGAAGGAGTCCAACCGATAGCAGACACGATTCGGCTAGTCGGGGGGTTTCCTTTGGTAGAGGGGAAGTTCTGGAACACGCTAATTACTGATCGCCCGTGGTCATTGGACGTCGGTGAGTACAAAGCAAGGTACGCTGGTTTCCAAGGTGGTATCATTTTTGAGTCAAATGTTCGACGCTATGAAGTAGACGACAAGTATTATGTCCACATTAAACCACCAGatagtttacattttacagaTGCTGTCTTCAGAGCGTACCATacttatatcaaaaatattacttcaatacTTTGTTCTTTGAGCAAGAAATACTTAGCGCCTGAAGAGAAAGAAATTGAAGACTCTGTCAAGTTTATCAAAGAACTTTTCCAAATCGAAAGGCAGAGAGCGGGATGTAAAGTAACGTACCGACTGGAAGAGTTGGAAGACTTCTCCAAGGAATTTCCATTTTTAGGATTGAAGAACTATTTGACCCAAATGCTGGCTTACGTTAAACTGCCAAAACGTATAGCTGTGGCAGCTGAAAGTAAGGCATTCTTCGCCAAAGTTAAGGATATCATGGCCAGAACGGACAATCGAATTATTTCAAACTGTCAGATGATTTTTAACATTCTACAAGTAACACCTCTTCTTCCTTCTTCGTTCAGACAAGCCGAATATGTGCTATCGAGGACAACATATGTGCCGCATACTGTAGTTGGATCTGACAGACGTTCTCTGTGTACGAAATTAATCACCAAATCCTTAAGCTCTGCAGTGACCGCGTTATATCTCAGAGATGTATTTCGATACAGAAAAGAACAgcgttatttttcatatttattagcCACTCTAAAATCTCACATGATACATCTAATCCGCAATATTCGCTGGATGGACAAAGAGACGAAACAAAAAGCGATTATGAAAGTAGATCTGATGAACTATGCGTACCCTGTTTCTGACGATGAATACGAAGAGCTCACCAACCAGACCGCTTTCAGGATCTACTACGAGGACCTCTGCTATATTCGCAACACCTCTATTCTTGCCTCCTACCTGGGGCTGACGCAATTCAGTTCCGACCAGAACTGGGATCTTTTAGAAAAAGACACCGACGTTTTTGACGAAAACATCGATATATTTTCCTCGGATATATTTTACGACTTCCACAGAAACGCGGTTGTTGTTCccattgaatttaaaaactaccCGGCATTCAACGGCCGTTGGCCGAAGTACCTGAACTACGGCGGACTTTGCAGTAAAATAGCGATGGAGCTGTTCCGAGGTATCGGCCTCTCAGGATCCAATTTTGGTGTCCAAGGGAAAAAGAACAATTGGTGGTCGGTCCAAACAAAAGCTGAATACAAAACGCGAAATAGGTGTTTTGTAAAACAGTATAACAACTATATTAGATCTTTCACGGATACGGAAATAAGAGACTCCGAGTGCATTGAGGACATAGAAATCCGCCTGGCTGGCGTAAAGATAGCCTACCTGACTTACGCTACGATAGAACGGAAAAGGTTTTTTCCCGAGCGGAGGCTGAGAGGGTTGAAACATTTTTCGCCGAAACAAATGTTTTTCGTGGATTTCGCGACGTATTACTGCGACGTGGACAGGCCCCCACCTCAAGGTAGGAATCTGACAGAGTTGAAGGCCAGCGAGGAGCCTAACGAGTACAAAGTGATCGGCAGTCTCCGAAATTTGCAGCTGTTCAGCGATCTGTTCGAGTGTTCTCCTAACGACGCGATGAACCCATCAGGAAAATGTGATATGTGGAACAGATAA